Proteins from one Legionella taurinensis genomic window:
- a CDS encoding SidE phosphodiesterase domain-containing protein, translated as MKVNEYIELYEQHKYEGHSTIDSLLLTLNTLKQNREDWINQNKLGYFGIGLRFDKNPFFQPKVTQKNITIIGTIIDQLNALKASEDYQREGETAETRLKMLNILGTQCNELSKKGETQQLFNYVIQEEGSIDFSMRESSLITPSPVDILTEKREPYVDEQTWVCPSVQELIESKGIPGNLFDPAETDLTLEHDLHEHVQWAYNYIYQYAYPTSYEETPIARFHHGIQHVTRAANYARVFANLYRKYGDEEAQHLTENDIKLIQIALLFHDSAREGDNEDLWDHESAILLYYYLTRVLHVDRQTAKQVAEATANKDPSPEKGYFELNEDEDGQLSWQFSQFEEGLFPPKTIYQKIIHDCDCLDIIRARNQYDANYLDFYKEIASQNELALEEMAELIIEARGLIHHQGDSYITKDEASKLEYENEEAHARIIADMDSGAYPVLQALHERLLSVEELQTLTLVDLTPFDETAPMTEQNLTAALREGRILARGVTTPSALPKPKANKPILPDETLAEKEIRKSMRADGINTKSRKEPPNPKDKNPLRSTSILGYGSGVYPAAGLLIFNPNLKQIRRVSIEDFDSGRGQKAHLAHLQEKEYNESQEMVGQELDDLRQKMKLGLFGKKNQQGSNYVEILYDIDRYDAIFFTNDPTIGNYIAYDDFNPAHRFSPLLQAVYLQKQYERQYEATRAAYRERYGEEGEALFLQRFGSDPRLPIHEYSGLNNSLVPCDAALLTEENIVHMWVDMCSDFMRDSLLHLDEDTSHYVHDSFFYSLNVEDIKVCSMYKIKVNTLAQKNQPADLSYDEPLRKQVSDAIEKARENIVAEYEHSLLEKLGNNQESALSTTGFLVLQYSPHLREQAADKIKADLLDFVYSGELDACQLASISLPDVPISTLDIPHCNAKARNAFCKSKLIKAFILCQQSGLDNEAQLIRNKLGEWAEQLLSNNDSGESALNKRLKLRQLMMLMDPENPLLPAIDASVQALVSQLITEYAGNKSYLQSSHLLIKTLHAAGYPRSQYQDDFRVVFDKVNEVLPALRPSDWTYYVKVIKLLKEEPAPVITRWIAEYEDKIYNGEELLIAFKNLDFTFNDENLELFNVLVQKLHYNMQPRPYVQLSYWFKLIKELEGLTKNHQFSESQLKILSDRLGEMAGKLIEEAQLTSPFYSYYSQEHKGYLRLTSYAEEINTILKANSLPVPDSLINEFNAALSALDQFDLNQIQFNKARIHLVKAVHSQLPRPEERAHVLEKIADFMSTKAQDEKEAIKPSPAAGL; from the coding sequence ATGAAGGTGAACGAGTACATTGAGCTTTATGAACAGCATAAATACGAAGGGCATTCGACCATTGATTCGCTTCTTCTCACCTTAAATACCCTAAAGCAGAACCGGGAAGACTGGATTAACCAGAATAAGCTTGGGTACTTTGGGATCGGATTACGGTTCGACAAAAATCCTTTTTTTCAGCCGAAAGTCACACAAAAAAATATAACCATTATAGGCACGATCATTGACCAGTTAAATGCGCTCAAAGCCAGTGAGGATTACCAGCGCGAGGGAGAGACAGCCGAAACCCGTCTTAAAATGCTCAATATATTGGGAACTCAGTGTAACGAATTATCAAAAAAGGGCGAAACCCAGCAATTATTTAATTACGTAATACAAGAAGAGGGTTCGATTGATTTTTCCATGCGGGAAAGTAGCCTGATTACACCCTCACCCGTGGATATCCTTACGGAGAAGAGGGAGCCATACGTCGATGAACAAACGTGGGTTTGCCCTTCTGTTCAAGAGCTCATTGAATCCAAAGGGATTCCGGGTAATTTGTTTGATCCCGCTGAAACGGATTTAACGCTTGAGCATGACCTTCACGAGCATGTGCAATGGGCCTACAATTATATTTATCAGTACGCCTATCCCACCTCGTACGAAGAAACCCCCATTGCACGATTCCATCATGGCATCCAGCATGTGACCCGGGCGGCTAACTATGCGCGTGTATTTGCTAATTTGTACAGGAAATACGGTGATGAGGAAGCACAGCATTTAACCGAAAACGATATAAAGCTCATTCAAATTGCTCTGTTATTTCATGATTCGGCGCGCGAAGGAGATAACGAGGATTTATGGGACCACGAAAGTGCCATTCTGTTGTATTATTATCTCACCCGCGTTTTGCATGTGGATAGACAGACAGCAAAGCAGGTTGCTGAAGCCACTGCCAATAAGGACCCCAGTCCTGAGAAAGGCTATTTTGAACTCAATGAGGACGAAGACGGACAACTCTCCTGGCAGTTTTCTCAATTTGAAGAGGGATTGTTCCCCCCAAAAACCATTTATCAAAAAATAATTCATGACTGCGATTGCCTTGATATTATCAGGGCGAGAAACCAATACGATGCCAACTACCTTGATTTTTATAAGGAGATCGCCAGCCAGAATGAGCTGGCTTTGGAAGAAATGGCTGAACTCATTATTGAAGCCAGGGGTCTTATTCATCACCAGGGTGATTCCTATATCACCAAAGACGAGGCGAGTAAGCTTGAATATGAAAATGAAGAGGCGCATGCACGAATCATTGCAGACATGGATTCCGGCGCTTACCCTGTCCTTCAGGCCTTGCACGAGCGATTATTATCCGTCGAAGAATTGCAAACCCTTACTCTGGTTGATCTCACGCCTTTTGATGAAACAGCGCCGATGACTGAACAAAACCTGACGGCGGCGCTCAGGGAAGGACGGATTCTGGCTCGCGGCGTTACCACGCCGAGCGCTTTGCCGAAACCCAAAGCCAATAAGCCGATCCTGCCTGACGAAACACTGGCTGAAAAAGAAATAAGAAAATCAATGCGCGCTGATGGAATTAACACCAAAAGCAGAAAAGAGCCTCCAAACCCAAAAGACAAAAACCCACTGCGTTCTACATCCATTCTGGGGTACGGGAGCGGCGTTTATCCCGCGGCGGGCCTGTTAATTTTTAACCCCAACTTGAAGCAGATCCGGCGCGTGTCAATCGAAGATTTTGACAGCGGCCGAGGTCAAAAAGCGCATTTAGCCCATTTGCAGGAGAAAGAATACAACGAATCCCAAGAGATGGTCGGGCAGGAACTGGACGATCTTCGCCAGAAAATGAAATTGGGTTTATTTGGCAAAAAAAACCAGCAGGGTTCAAATTACGTTGAAATTTTATATGACATCGACCGGTACGACGCGATTTTCTTTACCAACGATCCAACCATAGGCAATTACATTGCTTATGATGATTTTAATCCTGCTCACCGGTTCTCGCCATTATTGCAGGCTGTTTATTTACAGAAACAATACGAAAGGCAATACGAAGCCACACGGGCGGCCTATCGCGAACGCTACGGTGAAGAAGGTGAGGCATTGTTCCTCCAACGATTTGGCTCTGACCCACGGTTGCCCATTCATGAATATTCCGGCTTAAACAATAGCCTGGTTCCTTGTGATGCGGCGTTATTGACAGAGGAAAACATTGTGCACATGTGGGTGGACATGTGCTCTGATTTCATGAGGGATAGCCTGCTCCATTTGGATGAGGACACGAGCCATTATGTTCATGATTCATTTTTCTATTCGTTAAACGTCGAGGACATCAAGGTGTGCAGTATGTACAAGATCAAGGTAAACACCCTCGCACAAAAAAATCAACCGGCTGATTTAAGTTACGATGAGCCTCTAAGAAAACAGGTGTCGGATGCCATTGAAAAGGCCAGAGAGAACATAGTCGCTGAATACGAACACAGCCTGTTAGAAAAACTGGGGAACAATCAAGAGTCTGCCTTATCCACAACAGGCTTTTTAGTGCTCCAATACAGCCCGCACCTCAGGGAACAGGCTGCCGATAAAATCAAAGCGGATCTGCTTGACTTTGTTTATTCAGGAGAGTTGGATGCCTGCCAACTAGCCAGCATAAGCCTGCCGGATGTACCGATTTCGACCCTGGATATCCCTCACTGCAATGCAAAAGCAAGGAATGCCTTTTGTAAAAGTAAGCTGATAAAAGCCTTTATTTTGTGTCAACAATCAGGATTAGACAATGAAGCTCAACTGATTCGCAATAAACTGGGTGAGTGGGCCGAACAACTTCTGAGTAATAACGATTCGGGCGAATCAGCACTGAATAAACGGCTTAAGTTACGGCAGTTGATGATGTTAATGGATCCTGAAAATCCGTTATTACCGGCGATAGATGCCAGCGTGCAGGCGTTGGTTAGTCAACTAATCACTGAGTATGCGGGTAACAAATCCTATTTGCAATCAAGTCATCTGCTGATAAAAACCCTTCACGCGGCGGGCTACCCCAGGTCTCAGTATCAAGACGACTTCCGTGTTGTTTTTGATAAAGTGAATGAGGTGCTCCCGGCGCTTCGTCCGTCGGACTGGACTTATTACGTCAAGGTAATCAAATTATTAAAAGAAGAGCCAGCCCCCGTGATTACCCGCTGGATCGCCGAGTATGAAGACAAGATTTACAATGGGGAGGAACTGCTGATTGCCTTTAAAAACTTAGATTTTACGTTCAACGACGAGAACCTGGAATTGTTCAACGTGCTGGTGCAAAAACTCCATTACAACATGCAACCCAGGCCTTATGTGCAGCTTTCCTATTGGTTTAAGTTAATCAAAGAATTGGAGGGACTGACAAAGAATCACCAGTTTTCAGAATCACAATTGAAAATCCTAAGCGACCGATTGGGTGAAATGGCTGGGAAGCTGATTGAGGAAGCGCAATTGACGTCGCCTTTTTACTCCTACTACTCGCAAGAACATAAAGGCTACCTTAGATTAACTTCTTATGCGGAAGAAATAAATACCATTCTTAAAGCCAATTCGTTACCAGTCCCTGATTCCTTGATTAACGAATTCAATGCCGCATTATCCGCGCTGGATCAATTCGATTTAAACCAAATCCAATTCAATAAAGCCCGAATTCATCTGGTCAAGGCGGTTCACAGTCAATTGCCACGGCCTGAAGAAAGGGCGCACGTGCTGGAAAAGATTGCCGATTTTATGAGTACTAAAGCGCAGGATGAAAAAGAGGCGATTAAGCCAAGTCCGGCGGCGGGTCTTTAG